A window from Aquabacterium sp. NJ1 encodes these proteins:
- a CDS encoding peptidylprolyl isomerase, with translation MTNAAPTVAPGSFLTLHYRLAGPDGDDLVNTFNDKPATLSVGSGEMSPSLEARLVGLAEGTRTTIQLEPGEAFGPRNPEMIQKVALKLLRELGDPDETWSVGDVVQFPTPDGQGAFAGVVREMDADGEWALFDFNHPLAGQPVTFEVQLIGVL, from the coding sequence ATGACCAACGCCGCCCCAACCGTCGCCCCAGGCTCATTCCTGACACTGCATTACCGCCTGGCTGGGCCGGACGGTGACGACCTGGTCAACACCTTCAACGACAAGCCCGCGACGCTGTCTGTCGGCTCGGGCGAAATGTCGCCCTCCCTGGAGGCTCGCCTGGTGGGCCTGGCTGAAGGCACGCGCACCACGATCCAGCTCGAACCGGGCGAGGCGTTTGGCCCGCGCAACCCCGAGATGATCCAGAAGGTGGCCTTGAAGCTGCTGCGCGAGCTGGGTGACCCCGATGAAACCTGGAGCGTGGGCGATGTGGTGCAGTTCCCCACGCCCGATGGCCAGGGCGCGTTTGCCGGCGTGGTGCGCGAGATGGACGCTGACGGCGAGTGGGCCTTGTTCGATTTCAATCACCCGCTGGCCGGTCAGCCTGTCACCTTCGAGGTGCAGTTGATCGGTGTGCTCTGA
- the ispH gene encoding 4-hydroxy-3-methylbut-2-enyl diphosphate reductase — protein sequence MKQVQDVLLAEPRGFCAGVDRAIEIVERALAQFGAPIYVRHEIVHNTYVVNDLKAKGAIFIEDLAEVPAGATLIFSAHGVSQEVRREADARGFTVFDATCPLVTKVHIEVAKLRREGYEFIMIGHKGHPEVEGTMGQLSDGIYLVEDEEDVGKVQVSDPCKLAVVTQTTLSVDDAAAILAAIKRRFPQVREPKQQDICYATQNRQDAVKLMAPQVDVVIVVGSPTSSNSNRLRELAERLGTPAYMVDCPEDLQEAWFDGHACVGLTAGASAPEVLVQQVVARLRALGAVSVRRMQGVEEHVRFPLPKGLGGTGLDRPLPTERGAVSSS from the coding sequence ATGAAGCAAGTTCAGGATGTCCTGCTGGCCGAGCCGCGCGGCTTTTGCGCCGGGGTGGACCGCGCCATCGAGATCGTCGAGCGCGCCTTGGCGCAATTCGGTGCGCCCATCTACGTGCGCCACGAGATCGTGCACAACACCTATGTGGTCAACGACCTCAAGGCCAAGGGCGCCATCTTCATCGAAGACCTGGCCGAGGTGCCGGCCGGTGCCACGCTGATCTTCAGCGCACACGGCGTGAGCCAGGAAGTGCGTCGTGAAGCCGATGCCCGTGGCTTCACGGTGTTCGATGCCACCTGCCCGTTGGTGACCAAGGTTCACATCGAGGTGGCCAAGCTGCGCCGCGAGGGTTATGAGTTCATCATGATCGGCCACAAGGGGCACCCGGAGGTCGAGGGCACCATGGGCCAGTTGTCCGATGGCATCTACCTCGTTGAGGACGAAGAAGATGTCGGCAAGGTGCAAGTGAGCGATCCCTGCAAGCTGGCCGTGGTCACGCAGACCACCTTGTCCGTGGACGATGCTGCGGCCATCCTGGCGGCCATCAAGCGGCGCTTCCCGCAGGTGCGCGAGCCCAAGCAGCAGGACATCTGCTATGCCACGCAGAACCGTCAGGATGCCGTCAAGCTGATGGCGCCGCAGGTGGACGTGGTGATCGTGGTGGGCAGCCCCACCAGCTCCAACAGCAACCGCCTGCGTGAACTGGCCGAGCGTCTGGGCACACCGGCCTACATGGTCGACTGCCCCGAGGACCTGCAGGAGGCCTGGTTCGACGGCCACGCCTGCGTGGGCCTGACAGCGGGTGCCTCCGCGCCTGAGGTGCTGGTGCAGCAGGTGGTCGCGCGCCTGCGTGCCCTGGGTGCGGTGTCCGTGCGCCGCATGCAGGGCGTGGAGGAGCATGTGCGCTTCCCGCTGCCCAAGGGCCTGGGCGGCACAGGGCTGGACCGCCCGCTGCCCACCGAGCGAGGCGCCGTCTCGTCGTCATGA
- the cheD gene encoding chemoreceptor glutamine deamidase CheD, producing MISSPPLGTPRAGSPPPPVASGLGGAPAMGQRTDRLLKLKARVPKPGEASFFFYDAHFKSEAVKILPGEYFVYNEDLLIMTTLGSCIATCLWDRQARIGGMNHFMLPDNGGSGADSGRYGSYAMELLINEMLKMGASRLTLEAKVFGGGAVISGMNSINVGERNTAFVMDYLKTERIPVVSKDVLDIYPRKVCFLPHSGKAMVKRLAPTNPDAIVQQERLAAQKVVPVSSGGGSIDLF from the coding sequence ATGATCAGCAGCCCACCTCTCGGCACCCCGCGCGCAGGTTCGCCACCGCCACCCGTCGCATCCGGACTCGGTGGTGCCCCGGCCATGGGCCAGCGTACCGACCGCCTGCTCAAGCTCAAGGCCCGCGTGCCCAAGCCCGGCGAGGCCTCCTTCTTCTTTTATGACGCGCACTTCAAGTCCGAAGCCGTCAAGATCCTGCCCGGTGAGTATTTCGTCTACAACGAAGACCTGCTGATCATGACGACGCTGGGCTCGTGCATCGCCACCTGCCTGTGGGACCGCCAGGCCAGGATTGGCGGCATGAACCACTTCATGCTGCCCGACAACGGTGGCAGCGGTGCGGACTCCGGGCGCTATGGCTCGTACGCCATGGAACTGCTGATCAACGAAATGCTCAAGATGGGCGCCTCGCGCCTGACCCTGGAAGCCAAGGTCTTTGGCGGCGGCGCGGTGATCAGCGGCATGAACAGCATCAACGTGGGCGAACGCAACACCGCGTTCGTCATGGACTACCTCAAGACCGAACGCATCCCCGTGGTGTCCAAGGACGTGCTGGACATCTACCCGCGCAAGGTGTGCTTCCTGCCTCACAGCGGCAAGGCCATGGTCAAGCGCCTGGCTCCGACCAATCCGGACGCCATCGTCCAGCAAGAACGTCTGGCCGCCCAGAAGGTGGTGCCGGTGTCTTCTGGTGGCGGCTCGATCGACCTGTTCTGA
- a CDS encoding GGDEF domain-containing protein, protein MPLDDSHAASGGLRLRKALNLLAQAGWVAPLGVEPGSEDWLQAVIDGLCDVSSRDALTGLANRRQFEAAIAREVDRVARNGEPALLLVADIDHFKRVNDTWGHAAGDEVIKSVAACLQDCVRPMDLVARIGGEEFAIILPNCPPTFGQAVSERIRQKVAARPVAIVGGQQLAVTVSIGGAFAPQWVRSSPAFWCERADQQLYRAKAEGRNRTCLDMPPLTVVSAEEKGMLFSGFGQFDPISDSGADHSVPKTSE, encoded by the coding sequence ATGCCTCTGGATGACAGCCACGCCGCCTCTGGTGGGCTGCGTCTGCGCAAGGCCCTGAACCTGCTGGCCCAGGCTGGCTGGGTGGCGCCACTGGGGGTGGAGCCGGGCTCCGAAGACTGGCTGCAGGCGGTGATCGACGGCCTGTGTGATGTCTCCAGCCGAGATGCGCTCACTGGCCTGGCCAACCGCCGCCAGTTCGAGGCCGCGATCGCCCGCGAAGTCGACCGCGTCGCCCGCAACGGCGAGCCGGCCTTGCTGCTGGTGGCCGACATCGACCATTTCAAACGCGTCAACGACACCTGGGGCCATGCTGCCGGTGACGAGGTCATCAAGTCGGTGGCGGCCTGCCTGCAGGACTGCGTGCGCCCGATGGACCTGGTGGCGCGCATTGGTGGTGAAGAGTTCGCCATCATTCTGCCCAACTGCCCGCCCACCTTCGGCCAGGCCGTCTCCGAGCGCATCCGCCAGAAGGTGGCCGCCCGCCCGGTGGCCATCGTGGGTGGCCAGCAACTGGCGGTGACCGTCAGCATCGGCGGGGCGTTTGCACCGCAGTGGGTTCGCTCCTCGCCGGCCTTCTGGTGCGAGCGCGCAGACCAACAGCTCTACAGGGCCAAGGCCGAGGGGCGCAACCGCACCTGCCTGGACATGCCACCATTGACGGTCGTCAGTGCCGAAGAAAAAGGCATGCTGTTTTCAGGCTTCGGGCAATTTGACCCAATTTCGGACTCAGGTGCGGACCATTCCGTGCCGAAAACCTCGGAATGA
- a CDS encoding MinD/ParA family protein → MTAPETSTPATPVRLARTVAITSGKGGVGKTFFSANLAAALARQGLKVLVLDADLGLANLDVVLNLYPKITLHDVFTGKAQLEEAILPAPGGFSVLLAGSGLVEYSRLTPEIRDQLVTIFEAVKPRFDVILIDTGAGISDVVLYAVSMAHEVIVVATPEPTSMTDAYATIKVLSTQQSRENLHMVVNQVGRAGDGRTICNQLQQVVERFVQGPNGVAPKLSYLGDIPLDTSVREAVQKRQLVLELHPGCAASQGVVQVATRLLARN, encoded by the coding sequence ATGACTGCACCAGAAACCTCCACCCCTGCTACCCCCGTCCGCCTGGCCCGAACGGTGGCGATCACCAGCGGCAAGGGCGGGGTGGGCAAGACCTTCTTCAGCGCCAACCTGGCTGCGGCCCTGGCCCGGCAAGGGCTCAAGGTGCTGGTGCTGGACGCCGACCTGGGCCTGGCCAACCTGGACGTGGTGCTCAACCTCTACCCGAAGATCACGCTGCATGACGTGTTCACCGGCAAGGCTCAGCTGGAAGAAGCCATCCTGCCGGCACCCGGCGGCTTCTCGGTGCTGCTGGCTGGCTCCGGCCTGGTCGAATACTCCCGCCTGACGCCCGAGATCCGTGATCAGCTGGTCACCATCTTCGAGGCCGTCAAGCCACGCTTTGACGTCATCCTGATCGACACCGGCGCGGGCATCTCCGACGTGGTGCTGTACGCCGTGTCCATGGCGCACGAAGTCATCGTGGTGGCCACGCCCGAACCCACATCCATGACGGACGCCTACGCGACCATCAAGGTGCTGTCCACGCAGCAATCGCGCGAGAACCTGCACATGGTGGTCAACCAGGTGGGGCGTGCCGGTGACGGGCGCACCATCTGCAACCAGCTTCAGCAGGTGGTCGAGCGCTTTGTGCAAGGGCCCAATGGTGTGGCGCCCAAGCTGAGTTACCTGGGCGACATCCCGCTGGACACCAGCGTGCGCGAGGCCGTGCAGAAACGCCAGCTGGTGCTGGAGCTGCACCCCGGCTGTGCCGCGTCACAAGGCGTGGTGCAGGTGGCCACGCGCCTGCTGGCCCGCAACTGA
- the serS gene encoding serine--tRNA ligase, protein MLDIALLRKDLDSVIARLSKRKSPQPFLDEARFRELEAERKTIQMRTEELQSQRNTLSKQIGGLKAKGEDTSALMAQVGGIGDELKASAERLDVIQIEMSGMLLAVPNLPHDSVPVGHDESGNVEVRRWGTPQAYAFDVKDHVDLGEKLGLDFETGAKLSGSRFTFLRGPVARLHRALAQFMLDTQTQEHGYTECYTPYLVQAKALQGTGQLPKFEQDLFHVTSGDGEASDSKWYLIPTSEVTLTNTVADTVLPMDQLPIKLTGHTPCFRSEAGSAGRDTRGMIRQHQFDKVEMVQITTPEQSYEALEQMVGHAEAVLQKLELPYRVMSLCTGDMGFGATKTYDLEVWLPAQNTYREISSCSNCEAFQARRMQARFKNAQGKNELVHTLNGSGLAVGRALVAVLENHQQADGSIRVPAALRPYLGGAEFLKA, encoded by the coding sequence ATGCTCGATATCGCCCTGCTGCGCAAAGACCTCGACAGCGTGATCGCACGCCTGTCCAAGCGCAAGTCGCCGCAACCCTTCCTGGACGAAGCCCGTTTCCGTGAACTGGAGGCCGAGCGCAAGACCATCCAGATGCGCACGGAAGAGCTGCAATCGCAGCGCAACACCTTGTCCAAGCAGATCGGTGGGCTCAAGGCCAAGGGCGAAGACACCTCGGCCCTGATGGCACAGGTGGGCGGCATTGGCGACGAGCTCAAGGCCAGCGCCGAGCGCCTGGATGTGATCCAGATCGAGATGTCCGGCATGCTGCTGGCCGTGCCCAACCTGCCGCATGACAGCGTGCCGGTGGGCCATGACGAATCCGGCAATGTGGAAGTGCGCCGCTGGGGCACGCCGCAGGCTTATGCCTTCGACGTGAAGGACCACGTGGACCTGGGCGAAAAGCTGGGCCTGGACTTCGAAACCGGTGCCAAGCTGTCGGGTTCGCGCTTCACCTTCCTGCGCGGCCCGGTGGCCCGCCTGCATCGCGCGCTTGCCCAGTTCATGCTGGACACGCAGACGCAGGAGCACGGCTACACCGAGTGCTACACGCCTTATCTGGTTCAGGCCAAGGCGCTGCAAGGCACCGGCCAGTTGCCCAAGTTCGAACAGGACCTGTTCCATGTGACCTCTGGTGATGGTGAAGCTTCGGACAGCAAGTGGTACCTGATCCCGACGTCTGAGGTGACGTTGACCAACACGGTGGCCGACACGGTGTTGCCGATGGACCAGTTGCCCATCAAGCTCACCGGCCACACGCCTTGCTTCCGTTCGGAGGCCGGCAGTGCAGGGCGTGACACCCGCGGCATGATCCGCCAGCACCAGTTCGACAAGGTCGAGATGGTGCAGATCACCACGCCAGAGCAGAGCTACGAGGCGCTGGAGCAGATGGTGGGCCACGCCGAAGCCGTCCTGCAGAAGCTGGAGTTGCCTTACCGCGTGATGTCGCTGTGCACGGGCGACATGGGCTTTGGCGCGACCAAGACCTATGACCTGGAAGTGTGGCTGCCCGCGCAGAACACCTACCGTGAGATCAGCTCGTGCTCGAACTGCGAAGCCTTCCAGGCGCGCCGCATGCAGGCCCGCTTCAAGAACGCGCAGGGCAAGAACGAACTGGTGCACACGCTCAACGGTTCGGGCCTGGCCGTGGGCCGTGCGCTGGTCGCTGTGCTGGAGAACCACCAGCAGGCGGACGGCAGCATCCGCGTGCCGGCCGCGCTGCGCCCCTACCTGGGTGGCGCGGAGTTTCTGAAGGCTTGA
- a CDS encoding CheR family methyltransferase yields the protein MSTATDTMNLVTDREFDFHPRDFSRVRSLIYERAGISLHEGKQAMVYSRLSRRLRETGYTTFETYLKWLESGTASQQEWQEFVNCLTTNLTSFFREEHHFHTLTEWLRNRGSQPTRIWCAAASTGEEPYSLAMTVADVWGLNAPVKILSSDIDTNVLATASRGVYDANSRGLSQQHLRNYFLRGKGANSGSIRVKPELARMVEFRPFNLMQTNWQLGEPFDIVFCRNVMIYFDAPTQRKVLERIHGVMKPKGLLFVGHSENFTESRDLFTLKGKTVYDKV from the coding sequence ATGAGCACTGCGACCGACACCATGAACCTGGTCACGGACCGAGAGTTCGATTTCCACCCCCGAGATTTCTCTCGGGTGCGCTCACTCATATATGAGCGTGCCGGCATCAGCCTGCACGAAGGCAAACAGGCCATGGTGTACAGCCGCCTGTCGCGCCGCCTGCGCGAAACCGGCTACACCACCTTCGAGACCTACCTGAAATGGCTGGAAAGCGGCACAGCCTCCCAGCAGGAGTGGCAGGAGTTCGTCAACTGCCTGACCACCAACCTCACCTCTTTCTTCCGTGAGGAACACCACTTCCACACGCTGACGGAATGGCTGCGCAACCGCGGCTCGCAACCCACGCGCATCTGGTGCGCCGCGGCCTCCACCGGCGAAGAGCCCTATTCGCTGGCCATGACGGTGGCCGACGTCTGGGGCTTGAATGCGCCGGTCAAGATCCTGTCGAGCGACATCGACACCAATGTGCTGGCCACCGCATCACGCGGCGTGTACGACGCCAACTCGCGCGGCCTGAGCCAGCAGCATCTGCGCAACTACTTCCTGCGCGGCAAGGGTGCCAACTCCGGCAGCATCCGTGTCAAGCCCGAACTGGCCCGCATGGTCGAGTTTCGCCCCTTCAACCTGATGCAGACGAACTGGCAGCTGGGTGAGCCGTTCGACATCGTCTTCTGCCGCAACGTGATGATCTATTTCGATGCCCCCACGCAGCGCAAGGTGCTGGAGCGCATCCACGGTGTCATGAAGCCCAAGGGCCTGCTGTTTGTCGGCCACTCCGAGAACTTCACAGAATCACGCGACCTCTTCACCCTCAAGGGCAAGACGGTCTATGACAAGGTTTGA
- a CDS encoding Spy/CpxP family protein refolding chaperone, with product MNQSPASASPGQGRHKQRWALGTLIAATTASVVLSISAWAGSEDAPPARPHMGMMRGAGPGMAGLPFGGDHLQRLLEDAKVSDTQRLQIQQFADKAQEDLKALHEEGRGLHEQGLKLWAAPKLDAAAAEKLRQQMAAHHDKVSKRMMQFMLDVGNVLTPEQRATVAKQMAKHHEDMMRRMQERRGEHRRGEKMPPDAAPERQPQER from the coding sequence ATGAACCAATCCCCTGCAAGCGCCTCGCCAGGCCAGGGCCGCCACAAGCAGCGCTGGGCGCTGGGCACCCTGATCGCGGCCACCACCGCCTCCGTGGTGTTGAGCATCAGCGCCTGGGCGGGCAGCGAGGATGCGCCGCCTGCCAGGCCGCACATGGGCATGATGCGCGGCGCCGGCCCGGGAATGGCGGGCTTGCCCTTTGGCGGCGACCACCTGCAGCGCCTGCTGGAAGATGCCAAGGTGTCGGACACCCAGCGCTTGCAGATCCAGCAGTTCGCGGACAAGGCCCAGGAGGACCTCAAGGCCTTGCACGAAGAAGGCCGTGGCCTGCATGAGCAGGGCCTCAAGCTGTGGGCGGCACCCAAGCTGGACGCTGCCGCCGCAGAAAAACTGCGCCAGCAGATGGCCGCACACCATGACAAGGTCAGCAAACGCATGATGCAGTTCATGCTGGATGTGGGCAATGTGCTGACGCCCGAGCAGCGGGCCACCGTCGCCAAGCAGATGGCCAAGCACCACGAGGACATGATGCGCCGCATGCAGGAGCGCCGCGGCGAGCACCGTCGAGGCGAAAAAATGCCACCTGATGCCGCGCCCGAGCGACAACCCCAGGAGCGTTGA
- a CDS encoding group II truncated hemoglobin, translating into MTTPSDDQEVDNSPTAYELLGGDAPVRALVDRFYDLMDLEPAYVDLRHVHSPSLADARDKLYWFLSGWLGGPSLYIERFGHPRLRARHLPFSIGIKERDQWLACMMQAMNELEVEPNLAARLHQAFFQTADWMRNKGV; encoded by the coding sequence ATGACAACGCCTTCCGACGACCAAGAAGTGGACAACTCGCCCACAGCCTACGAACTGCTGGGCGGCGATGCACCCGTGCGCGCGCTCGTGGACCGCTTTTACGACTTGATGGACCTGGAGCCCGCCTATGTGGACCTGCGCCACGTGCATAGCCCCTCGCTGGCCGATGCGCGTGACAAGCTCTACTGGTTCCTCAGCGGCTGGCTGGGTGGCCCCAGCCTGTACATCGAGCGTTTCGGTCACCCACGCCTGCGCGCACGCCACCTGCCGTTTTCCATCGGCATCAAGGAGCGTGATCAATGGCTGGCCTGCATGATGCAGGCGATGAACGAGCTGGAAGTCGAGCCTAATCTGGCAGCGCGCCTGCACCAGGCCTTCTTCCAGACCGCAGACTGGATGCGCAACAAGGGCGTTTGA
- the radC gene encoding DNA repair protein RadC, which produces MKDLPLALRPREKLLSLGPTALADAELLALLLRTGMKGLGVLQLAEKVLQDLGGLSGLLQAHPMQLSKVKGLGPAKRAELLAVMEMARRSMSDNLRTQPVFTSPQLVKDYLQMRLGALPHEVFAVLFLDAQQKLIACEELFRGTLTQTSVYPREVVKRSLELNAASVILAHNHPSGALEPSRADELLTQTLKSSLNLVDVRVLDHLVVSRHGALSFAERGLI; this is translated from the coding sequence ATGAAAGACCTGCCGCTCGCGCTGCGGCCGCGCGAAAAACTGCTTTCTTTGGGCCCCACCGCCCTGGCCGACGCCGAATTGCTGGCCTTGTTGCTGCGCACGGGCATGAAAGGCCTGGGCGTATTGCAGCTGGCGGAAAAGGTGCTGCAGGATCTGGGTGGCCTCAGCGGCCTGTTGCAGGCCCACCCCATGCAATTGAGCAAGGTCAAGGGCCTGGGGCCCGCCAAGCGCGCGGAGCTATTGGCCGTGATGGAAATGGCTCGCCGCAGCATGAGCGACAACCTGCGCACGCAACCGGTGTTCACCTCGCCCCAACTGGTGAAGGACTACCTGCAGATGCGGCTGGGCGCCCTGCCCCACGAGGTGTTTGCCGTGTTGTTCCTGGATGCGCAGCAAAAGCTGATCGCCTGCGAGGAGTTGTTTCGCGGCACGCTCACGCAAACCAGTGTGTACCCACGCGAGGTGGTCAAACGCTCGCTGGAGCTCAATGCCGCCAGCGTGATCCTGGCGCACAACCACCCATCCGGCGCCCTGGAGCCTTCACGCGCCGATGAGCTGCTGACGCAGACGCTCAAGAGCAGCCTGAACCTGGTGGACGTGCGCGTGCTGGATCACCTCGTGGTGAGTCGCCACGGGGCCTTGTCGTTTGCGGAGCGTGGTTTGATCTGA
- a CDS encoding chemotaxis response regulator protein-glutamate methylesterase, which produces MPKTRVIVVDDSALVRSMLSEIINRQQDMECIGAAADPLVAREMIRNMNPDVITLDVEMPRMDGIDFLSKLMRLRPMPVVMVSTLTERGADVTLKALELGAIDFVAKPKIGVADGLKLLADDITDKIRIASKARIHRLATPSTVAAPAAGSAATNAAAPRPAPVASPSLGRLSTEKIIFIGASTGGTEATKEVLITLPADSPAVVITQHMPPGFTRNYANRLDGLCKISVKEASDGERILPGHAYIAPGGMHLSVERSGANYIARVQDGDPVNRHKPSVEVLFKSAARIVGPNAIGVMLTGMGADGAKAMREMRDAGAYCVAQDEASCVVFGMPREAIAAGAVNEILPLNKITAHVLDHLRATVGQALSRV; this is translated from the coding sequence ATGCCCAAGACCCGAGTGATCGTTGTAGACGACTCCGCGCTCGTTCGCAGCATGCTGAGCGAGATCATCAACCGCCAGCAGGACATGGAGTGCATCGGTGCCGCGGCCGACCCCCTGGTGGCACGCGAGATGATCCGCAACATGAACCCCGACGTGATCACGCTGGACGTGGAGATGCCCCGCATGGACGGCATCGACTTCCTGTCCAAGCTGATGCGCCTGCGCCCCATGCCCGTGGTGATGGTGTCGACGCTGACCGAGCGCGGCGCCGATGTGACGCTCAAGGCGCTGGAGCTGGGCGCCATCGACTTCGTGGCCAAGCCCAAGATCGGCGTGGCCGATGGGCTCAAGCTGCTGGCCGACGACATCACGGACAAGATCCGCATTGCCTCGAAGGCCCGTATCCATCGGCTGGCCACGCCGAGCACCGTGGCCGCACCTGCTGCGGGTAGCGCTGCGACCAATGCGGCGGCACCCCGCCCTGCGCCGGTGGCCTCGCCCAGCCTGGGTCGCCTGTCCACCGAGAAGATCATCTTCATTGGTGCCTCCACGGGCGGCACCGAAGCCACCAAGGAAGTGCTGATCACGCTGCCGGCGGACTCGCCTGCCGTGGTGATCACCCAGCACATGCCCCCCGGCTTCACGCGCAACTATGCCAACCGCCTGGATGGCCTGTGCAAGATCAGCGTCAAGGAAGCGAGCGATGGCGAGCGCATCCTGCCCGGCCATGCCTACATCGCACCAGGCGGCATGCACCTGAGCGTGGAGCGCTCGGGCGCCAACTACATCGCCCGCGTGCAGGACGGTGACCCGGTGAACCGCCACAAGCCCAGCGTGGAGGTGCTGTTCAAGTCGGCCGCCCGCATCGTGGGGCCCAATGCGATTGGCGTGATGCTCACGGGCATGGGCGCCGATGGTGCCAAGGCCATGCGCGAGATGCGCGACGCCGGCGCCTATTGCGTGGCCCAGGACGAAGCCAGCTGCGTGGTGTTCGGCATGCCGCGTGAAGCCATTGCCGCGGGCGCCGTCAACGAGATCCTGCCGCTCAACAAGATCACGGCCCACGTGCTGGACCACCTGCGCGCCACGGTGGGCCAGGCGCTCAGCCGCGTCTGA
- a CDS encoding Smr/MutS family protein, translating to MSPANKPSANTTLRDFADLKRALNKAAKEAAARAEQEQAERARREAAQRAQEAESALFKRAVGEVHTLQDTGRVTHTPSRPKPIPARRQMDEKAVLQESLSDEFDVESLLETDESLSWRRPELGLDVVRKLRRGVWALQAELDLHGMRTDEAREQTAAFLRDAQLKGLRCVRIVHGKGLGSPGRQPVLKDKVKRWLVQSDRVLAFVQARADEGGVGALVVLLQTGKTGSSAIG from the coding sequence GTGAGCCCCGCCAACAAGCCATCCGCCAACACGACGCTGCGCGACTTTGCTGACTTGAAGCGCGCGCTGAACAAGGCCGCCAAAGAGGCGGCTGCTCGTGCTGAGCAAGAGCAGGCCGAGCGTGCCAGGCGCGAAGCCGCACAACGCGCCCAGGAAGCCGAAAGTGCGCTGTTCAAGCGGGCTGTGGGTGAAGTGCACACCTTGCAGGACACCGGTCGCGTCACCCACACACCCTCGCGCCCCAAGCCGATACCGGCCCGCCGGCAGATGGACGAAAAAGCCGTGCTGCAGGAATCCCTGTCCGACGAGTTCGACGTGGAAAGCCTGCTGGAAACCGACGAGAGCCTGTCATGGCGCCGCCCGGAACTGGGCCTGGATGTGGTGCGCAAGCTGCGCCGCGGGGTGTGGGCGCTGCAGGCCGAGTTGGATCTGCACGGCATGCGCACCGACGAGGCCCGCGAGCAGACGGCCGCTTTCTTGCGCGACGCCCAGCTCAAAGGCCTGCGTTGCGTGCGCATCGTGCACGGCAAGGGCCTGGGCTCGCCCGGCCGCCAGCCGGTGCTGAAGGACAAGGTCAAGCGCTGGCTGGTGCAAAGCGACCGCGTGCTGGCCTTCGTGCAGGCCCGCGCCGACGAAGGTGGCGTGGGCGCCCTGGTGGTGCTGCTGCAGACGGGCAAGACCGGCTCATCGGCCATCGGCTGA
- a CDS encoding RDD family protein, with translation MSTVAVGAPGATALARPWRRFWARVLDYWLLILPIGFLTGMVMGSVSVAWVLWLQKPFSNLIVNWCLSPLVMLLEGLIYGWLGTTPGKWLLGVQLLTAQGLRPTRSQYLRRQIDVYIFGLGAWLPLVSLLSTLYQYGKVREGEAAGYDQGKFEVRASKLSVVRIVCTALALIGMLMVNGHFRQASQEAHRQYQNGGPWTNRVTGRKVTIPSGWSHHQSQNQDKQDVDMFFHPDAGIYALFARESIPGPFELEDYAAAWVKAASESMHLYVSSEGDTVNGQPALVVLGSVARDKSQKVHATLLKRDGVVWRVVLIGTAGGAPDRAEALQLRQVLFSSVP, from the coding sequence ATGTCCACCGTGGCAGTCGGCGCGCCAGGCGCCACCGCATTGGCCCGCCCCTGGCGGCGCTTCTGGGCCCGGGTGCTGGACTACTGGTTGCTGATCCTGCCCATCGGCTTTCTCACCGGCATGGTGATGGGCTCTGTCTCGGTGGCGTGGGTGTTGTGGCTGCAAAAGCCCTTTTCCAACCTCATCGTCAACTGGTGCCTGTCGCCCCTGGTGATGCTGCTGGAGGGGCTGATCTACGGGTGGCTGGGCACCACGCCGGGCAAATGGCTGTTGGGGGTCCAGTTGCTCACCGCCCAGGGCCTGCGCCCGACCCGCAGCCAGTACCTGCGCCGGCAGATCGACGTCTACATTTTTGGCCTGGGCGCCTGGCTGCCGCTGGTGAGCCTGCTGAGCACGCTTTACCAGTACGGCAAGGTCCGCGAGGGCGAAGCTGCCGGGTATGACCAGGGCAAATTCGAGGTGCGGGCCAGCAAATTGTCGGTCGTGCGGATCGTCTGCACGGCGCTGGCCCTGATCGGCATGCTGATGGTCAATGGCCATTTCCGGCAGGCATCGCAGGAGGCGCACCGCCAGTACCAGAACGGCGGCCCCTGGACCAACCGGGTCACCGGCCGCAAGGTCACGATCCCCAGTGGCTGGAGCCACCACCAGAGCCAGAACCAGGACAAACAGGACGTGGACATGTTCTTCCACCCGGACGCCGGGATCTACGCGCTGTTCGCCAGGGAGAGCATCCCGGGGCCGTTCGAGCTCGAGGACTACGCCGCCGCCTGGGTCAAGGCCGCCAGTGAATCCATGCACCTGTACGTGAGCAGCGAGGGTGACACGGTCAACGGGCAGCCGGCGCTGGTGGTGCTGGGCAGCGTGGCGCGGGACAAATCGCAAAAGGTGCATGCCACCTTGCTCAAGCGCGACGGCGTGGTCTGGCGGGTGGTGCTGATCGGCACGGCCGGGGGCGCGCCGGACCGGGCGGAAGCGCTCCAGCTCAGGCAGGTGCTGTTTTCGTCCGTGCCCTGA